A genomic region of Corticium candelabrum chromosome 22, ooCorCand1.1, whole genome shotgun sequence contains the following coding sequences:
- the LOC134197403 gene encoding uncharacterized protein LOC134197403, which produces MTLMIGKVGPFDGSQDEWEHYVERLGFYFTANKVTDKDQRKAVLLSVCGAQTYKLIRNLLAPQTPDAVEYDDIVKRVQDHVRRKPSVILQQFRFNSCNRKEGESVVDFVTELRRLSTDCVFGDTLSDMLRDRLVCGINEEKTRRRLLQEVNLTFEDALRIARVMETAARNSLEMQQGGPNYVSSP; this is translated from the coding sequence ATGACATTGATGATCGGGAAAGTGGGGCCCTTTGATGGAAGTCAAGATGAATGGGAACACTACGTCGAACGACTAGGTTTTTACTTCACGGCGAACAAGGTGACTGACAAAGACCAACGGAAGGCAGTGTTGTTGAGCGTATGTGGCGCTCAAACGTACAAACTCATCCGTAACCTTCTCGCGCCGCAGACACCGGATGCAGTCGAATATGACGACATCGTCAAGAGAGTTCAAGATCACGTGAGACGAAAGCCTTCAGTTATTCTACAACAGTTTAGATTTAACAGTTGCAACAGGAAAGAAGGTGAGTCTGTGGTGGATTTCGTCACGGAATTGCGTCGATTATCGACAGACTGTGTCTTTGGGGATACTCTCTCAGACATGCTAAGAGACAGACTGGTGTGCGGGATAAATGAAGAGAAGACTCGGCGGAGACTCTTGCAAGAAGTCAACTTGACATTTGAGGACGCTCTACGGATTGCTCGAGTGATGGAAACAGCTGCAAGAAATTCGCTAGAAATGCAACAAGGTGGGCCAAACTATGTCTCGTCGCCATGA
- the LOC134197402 gene encoding uncharacterized protein LOC134197402 translates to MKCYESSLSPRLSFLCRNKEMKLKFEDDIEFNITRGDWKATSQLPVVAASRFWHKWICLDNKFDITVEFGHGDEHRTNECIVDISQGDQTVALVMFPCLVSDSPENRVSETDDSAARPSVLTAASADENVTRTELHNLAKAIQSCWDEFALDLDPEHFTVLGEIATIKRQQTSSLLQAHAILESWHSNLDNNACRRLLIEALITRGQRKQTNEVFVADVVHRCSSDSESKKASDRRD, encoded by the exons ATGAAATGCTATGAGAGTAGTCTATCTCCAAGACTTTCTTTCTTGTGTCGAAATAAAGAAATGAAATTGAAGTTTGAAGACgatattgaatttaatattACACGTGGTGATTGGAAAGCTACTTCACAGCTACCG GTAGTAGCTGCTTCTCGATTTTGGCACAAATGGATATGCTTGGACAATAAATTTGACATAACTGTGGAGTTTGGGCATGGTGATGAGCATCGTACAAACGAGTGTATTGTAGATATTAGCCAGGGTGATCAAACGGTTGCACTGGTAATGTTTCCTTGTCTTGTTTCGGACAGTCCAGAAAACAGA gtatcAGAGACGGATGATTCAGCGGCACGTCCATCTGTGCTCACAG CTGCTAGTGCTGATGAGAATGTGACAAGGACTGAGTTACATAATCTTGCCAAGGCCATACAAAGCTGTTGGGACGAGTTTGCTTTGGATTTAGATCCAGAACACTTTACAGTTTTAGGTGAGATTGCCACCATAAAACGTCAGCAgacttcttctcttcttcaagCTCATGCCATTTTGGAGAGTTGGCATAGTAACCTTGATAATAATGCATGCCGTCGATTGTTGATCGAAGCATTGATTACGAGAGGACAAAGAAAACAGACGAATGAAGTGTTTGTAGCAGATGTAGTGCACAGGTGTAGCTCTGACAGTGAAAGTAAAAAAGCAAGTGACAGAAGGGACTGA
- the LOC134197105 gene encoding cortactin-binding protein 2-like isoform X2, translating to MAYPMTKYRGFRVISPLTVPKSEERLAPEGNGHSGTSTPVDYPDGAKQHFKFRTQDEVAKLRAELEYEKVKVQRLEREKTQLSRELQEVRLEKDWELNQMTKELQQLNTKLKDEQQRNTELMNMLVAERLKQETEKSNQSSPQMAPSDVRWKEDLETQLRRTEERCTELEIALKSLEEKSSQQNAKSVIDGYVQQLVQAAASGDLETLTSHLERADSTSVSSAAHTAETDGTTALHAACETGNSGCLQVLLEDGGNPNAVRPKDKIMPLHLAATNGYKSCVEILLEHKVDVNAVDKQGYTSLCYAAGKGSDECVQLLLQHGAYVQAVTKAGRTPLHLAASGGFRQCLQHLLNAAHYQGQTSELVNHTDRDGWTALHLAARSDHKGCLSLLLGCTEVSVNVQDNWGRTALDMAASNECKDILKMRDSHCLTVHLTGKHESPIGVIRVHPYNEWADIDQSVVSVLVEYSQFMSGKRVIPDLAVEMPKFLPNIMLDDVDSGMRKLLHHSPHLTRHKTDSVLTHVPVSQPAVGITDDVGVMTSGGQSDEEFKLGLDSVKLCEAGELMWTIGDAPLASSSGGAQEDVLGVLPPFVAFRESSLQLTVHLKDMLHDGQLDQLASNLLIPIKSLDTYLHLLEDSKAVVLCGPAGTGKSYLAQQLATALKEKLSHSGSPEGEITHVALNSGFTRSNLLYLMHTKGFLVSAEKQTGGELSVSARKAPSIVILDNLERVSVCDVFAEVLTALNYRGPKNSLWLGAVCQTGEHGKMEMYHEGRYYLKQSAYFIATMDKHGSTEMDVSIHSYFKWIACRFDVDPVKNLLQRDLRQKVLAVGLGRLPSSRDELFRLTEWVWRVWHRVNTCAALLELPELLLGMKLFASCPVEKSDGKAIMQWFTDLWNFGIAPCVQDVVLRNGRSSRIVAGHHVMSSSVLLAIIYKAILPECPLESAELQQFVKSLVGYSEGHQLLHDLKHQIGKEPSRVPQSPRKQRKTPSPIHVRKLSSVHEGRQDLHDGKPIVAPKPAKEKYRPTQSRDELSENPFVISPSKERQKYSSSEEEVKSTKTSNPSSPPFTETSSGGSESPDKKKSYEEREIKRTSSWAGDFARRLFGRLKPKSRSKLPHRIKEEETTKSSCEPVAALNASEEQVPKQKRKQKHSAVVVDVKSPEEQDGKHEITEPKESHQTLPEVRAKHSVTSETREGRLTSEPRESHRATESRVHQSMIPESREAHLTIEPQKSHLAALEQKTNLSNRPEARESRFTSEPRETRLHSPQESVSSRERRSGVVNSPMVRLASSQSRGSRQQHSSPTWRDRNLDRGRRGGSFRLKSSSGELDMPHRIEMPPYRPRANSDVSLFNQPSSFKPNQAKEGRERVGHLAFLDNLPETKDLTKNKVVTVADVHVGGASSIPLPVKTQRSTSHVLQSQYSPVKRGASDSKEKTRTVSLLSSVSNSGPPKLSKPGRVARTSQV from the exons ATGGCGTATCCTATGACGAAGTATCGGGGTTTTAGAGTGATCAGCCCACTGACGGTGCCCAAGTCTGAGGAGAGGCTCGCGCCGGAAGGAAATGGACACAGCGGGACGTCAACACCTGTTGATTACCCGGATGGTGCGAAG CAGCATTTCAAGTTCCGAACACAAGATGAAGTAGCAAAGCTGAGAGCAGAG CTGGAATACGAGAAAGTAAAGGTTCAACGTTTGGAGCGAGAGAAAACTCAACTCTCACGAGAACTACAGGAAGTTCGATTAGAGAAAGACTGGGAATTGAATCAGATGACTAAAGAATTACAACAGCTTAACACTAAACTGAAGGACGAACAGCAAAGGAACACCGAGTTGATGAACATGTTGGTGGCAGAAAGACTCAAACAAGAAACTGAGAAATCGAACCAGTCGTCACCCCAGATGGCACCCAGTGATGTGCGTTGGAAAGAAGACTTGGAGACGCAGTTGAGAAGGACAGAGGAAAGGTGTACGGAGCTCGAGATTGCGTTGAAGTCTCTCGAAGAGAAATCAAGCCAGCAGAATG cAAAGAGTGTCATTGACGGCTATGTGCAACAGCTTGTTCAAGCGGCTGCATCCGGAGATTTAGAGACTTTGACTAGTCATCTTGAGAGAGCTGATAGCACGTCCGTGTCATCTGCTGCACACACAGCAGAGACAGACGGAACGACTGCATTGCATGCTGCATGTGAGACTGGAAACAGCG GGTGTTTGCAAGTGCTTTTGGAGGATGGTGGCAATCCGAATGCCGTGAGACCGAAAGACAAGATTATGCCTCTACACCTGGCAGCCACAAATGGTTATAAGAG TTGTGTTGAGATTCTGCTTGAGCATAAGGTTGATGTGAATGCTGTTGACAAGCAGGGATACACGAGTCTTTGTTATGCGGCGGGAAAGGGGAGTGACGAATGTGTGCAGTTGCTGTTACAGCATGGAGCTTATGTGCAGGCAGTTACAAAG GCTGGTCGAACACCCTTACATCTCGCTGCATCAGGCGGCTTTCGTCAGTGTCTCCAACACCTACTGAATGCCGCACACTACCAAGGACAAACGAGTGAGCTAGTCAACCATACGGATCGAGACGGATGGACAGCACTTCACTTGGCAGCTCGATCAGACCATAAA GGTTGCCTTTCATTGTTGCTGGGATGTACAGAGGTGTCTGTGAACGTGCAAGATAACTGGGGACGTACGGCGCTAGACATGGCCGCATCCAACGAATGCAAAGACATTCTAAAAATGAGAG ATTCTCATTGTCTGACGGTCCACTTGACGGGTAAACACGAATCGCCCATCGGCGTCATTCGCGTGCATCCGTACAACGAGTGGGCTGATATTGATCAGTCGGTGGTGTCGGTTCTTGTCGAGTATTCTCAGTTTATGAGCGGCAAGCGGGTCATTCCGGATCTTGCCGTTGAGATGCCAAAATTTTTGCCGAACATCATGCTGGATGATGTTGACAGCGGCATGAGAAAACTCCTCCATCATTCACCTCACTTGACACGACACAAGACGGACAGTGTCTTGACTCACGTGCCTGTTAGTCAACCGGCTGTGGGCATTACTGATGATGTGGGAGTCATGACGTCAGGAGGGCAGAGTGATGAAGAGTTTAAGCTTGGTTTGGATTCGGTGAAGCTTTGTGAGGCGGGAGAATTAATGTGGACGATTGGTGATGCACCGTTAGCGTCTAGTAGTGGTGGTGCTCAGGAAGACGTTCTTGGAGTTTTGCCGCCGTTTGTTGCATTTAGAGAGTCGTCGTTGCAACTGACTGTGCATCTGAAAG ACATGCTGCATGATGGACAGCTGGACCAACTAGCATCCAATCTCCTAATCCCAATCAAGAGCCTGGACACATACCTCCATCTG TTGGAAGACAGCAAGgcagttgtgttgtgtggtcCTGCTGGCACAGGAAAGAGTTACCTTGCACAGCAGCTTGCCACGGCATTGAAG GAAAAACTGAGTCACAGTGGAAGTCCAGAAGGTGAAATAACACACGTGGCACTAAACAGTGGATTTACTCGCTCGAATCTTCTTTACCTGATGCACACCAAAG GGTTTCTTGTTTcagcagagaaacagacaggtgGAGAGTTGAGCGTTAGTGCAAGGAAAGCTCCGTCGATTGTGATCCTGGATAATCTGGAgagagtgtctgtgtgtgatgTTTTTGCGGAGGTTCTGACGGCGCTGAACTATCGAGGACCGAAGAATAGTTTGTGGCTTGGTGCCGTGTGTCAGACTGGAGAGCATGGAAAGATGGAGATGTACCATGAAGGACGATATTATCTCAAGCAGTCGGCGTATTTTATTGCTACGATGGACAAGCATGG GTCAACAGAAATGGATGTGAGCATTCATTCGTACTTTAAATGGATTGCTTGCCGTTTCGATGTGGATCCAGTCAAAAATTTATTACAGAGAGACTTGAGACAGAAAGTACTCGCTGTAGGTCTCGGAAGACTGCCATCAAG tCGAGATGAATTGTTTCGGTTGACTGAGTGGGTGTGGAGAGTGTGGCATAGAGTAAACACATGCGCTGCTCTACTGGAGCTTCCAGAGCTTCTATTGG GTATGAAACTATTCGCGTCATGTCCAGTGGAGAAGAGCGATGGCAAAGCTATTATGCAGTGGTTTACTGATCTCTGGAATTTTGGCATTGCTCCGTGTGTGCAAGATGTTGTGCTGAGAAATGGCCGATCATCTAGAATTGTTGCAGGTCATCATGTGATGTCTTCGTCTGTTCTGTTGGCTATCATTTATAAAGCAATTCTTCCTGAGTGTCCATTAGAATCAGCAG AACTTCAGCAATTTGTTAAAAGTTTAGTCGGATACAGTGAAGGTCATCAGCTTCTTCATGATCTTAAACACCAAATTGGAAAGGAACCTTCTCGTGTTCCACAATCTCCAAGGAAACAACGGAAG ACACCCTCACCTATTCATGTGAGAAAACTGTCCAGCGTGCATGAGGGACGTCAGGACTTACATGATGGTAAGCCAATTGTGGCACCTAAACCTGCAAAGGAGAAGTACAGGCCAACTCAAAGTCGAGATGAATTGAGTGAAAATCCTTTTGTAATATCTCCATCCAAAGAACGACAAAAATATTCTTCTTCTGAAGAGGAAGTGAAGAGCACAAAAACGAGTAATCCATCATCTCCACCATTTACTGAAACAAGTTCAGGTGGTAGTGAAAGTCCAGATAAGAAGAAGTCTTATGAAGAAAGAGAGATAAAACGCACGTCAAGTTGGGCAGGTGACTTTGCTCGGCGGCTGTTTGGTCGACTGAAACCAAAAAG TCGTAGTAAGCTGCCTCATCGTATCAAAGAGGAAGAAACAACTAAGTCTAGTTGTGAACCAGTGGCAGCACTTAATGCATCTGAAGAGCAAGTTCCCAAACAGAAACGGAAGCAGAAACATTCAGCTGTTGTAGTTGATGTAAAATCACCAGAAGAGCAGGATGGCAAGCATGAAATCACAGAGCCAAAAGAAAGTCATCAGACATTACCAGAGGTGAGAGCAAAGCATTCTGTGACTTCAGAAACAAGAGAGGGTCGTCTCACATCAGAGCCAAGAGAAAGTCATCGAGCAACAGAGTCAAGAGTGCATCAATCAATGATTCCAGAATCAAGAGAGGCTCATCTCACTATAGAACCACAAAAGTCTCATCTAGCGGCACTGGAACAAAAAACAAATCTATCAAACAGACCAGAAGCAAGAGAAAGTCGCTTCACTTCAGAACCAAGGGAGACTCGTCTACATTCACCTCAAGAGTCTGTATCAAGTAGGGAAAGGAGAAGTGGTGTAGTCAACAGTCCAATGGTGAGACTGGCATCCTCTCAGAGTCGAGGCAGTAGACAGCAGCATTCATCACCAACATGGCGAGATCGCAATCTTGATCGAGGTCGTCGAGGCGGTTCATTTCGACTCAAATCTTCATCTGGAGAACTAGACATGCCACATCGAATTGAAATGCCACCATATCGACCTCGTGCTAATAGTGATGTTAGTCTGTTCAACCAACCATCAAGTTTCAAACCAAACCAAGCAAAAGAAGGCAGAGAAAGAGTAGGACACTTAGCGTTTTTAGACAACCTTCCTGAAACTAAAGATCTGACAAAAAACAAAGTTGTTACAGTTGCTGATGTTCATGTCGGAGGTGCATCTTCCATACCTCTCCCTGTAAAGACTCAGAGGTCAACATCTCATGTATTACAATCCCAGTACAGTCCTGTGAAGAGGGGAGCTTCGGATTCTAAGGAAAAAACAAGGACTGTGTCGTTGTTGAGCTCTGTCTCGAATTCTGGTCCACCAAAGTTGTCAAAGCCTGGACGAGTAGCAAGAACATCTCAAGTGTAG
- the LOC134197105 gene encoding cortactin-binding protein 2-like isoform X1: MAYPMTKYRGFRVISPLTVPKSEERLAPEGNGHSGTSTPVDYPDGAKQHFKFRTQDEVAKLRAELEYEKVKVQRLEREKTQLSRELQEVRLEKDWELNQMTKELQQLNTKLKDEQQRNTELMNMLVAERLKQETEKSNQSSPQMAPSDVRWKEDLETQLRRTEERCTELEIALKSLEEKSSQQNAKSVIDGYVQQLVQAAASGDLETLTSHLERADSTSVSSAAHTAETDGTTALHAACETGNSGCLQVLLEDGGNPNAVRPKDKIMPLHLAATNGYKSCVEILLEHKVDVNAVDKQGYTSLCYAAGKGSDECVQLLLQHGAYVQAVTKAGRTPLHLAASGGFRQCLQHLLNAAHYQGQTSELVNHTDRDGWTALHLAARSDHKGCLSLLLGCTEVSVNVQDNWGRTALDMAASNECKDILKMRADSHCLTVHLTGKHESPIGVIRVHPYNEWADIDQSVVSVLVEYSQFMSGKRVIPDLAVEMPKFLPNIMLDDVDSGMRKLLHHSPHLTRHKTDSVLTHVPVSQPAVGITDDVGVMTSGGQSDEEFKLGLDSVKLCEAGELMWTIGDAPLASSSGGAQEDVLGVLPPFVAFRESSLQLTVHLKDMLHDGQLDQLASNLLIPIKSLDTYLHLLEDSKAVVLCGPAGTGKSYLAQQLATALKEKLSHSGSPEGEITHVALNSGFTRSNLLYLMHTKGFLVSAEKQTGGELSVSARKAPSIVILDNLERVSVCDVFAEVLTALNYRGPKNSLWLGAVCQTGEHGKMEMYHEGRYYLKQSAYFIATMDKHGSTEMDVSIHSYFKWIACRFDVDPVKNLLQRDLRQKVLAVGLGRLPSSRDELFRLTEWVWRVWHRVNTCAALLELPELLLGMKLFASCPVEKSDGKAIMQWFTDLWNFGIAPCVQDVVLRNGRSSRIVAGHHVMSSSVLLAIIYKAILPECPLESAELQQFVKSLVGYSEGHQLLHDLKHQIGKEPSRVPQSPRKQRKTPSPIHVRKLSSVHEGRQDLHDGKPIVAPKPAKEKYRPTQSRDELSENPFVISPSKERQKYSSSEEEVKSTKTSNPSSPPFTETSSGGSESPDKKKSYEEREIKRTSSWAGDFARRLFGRLKPKSRSKLPHRIKEEETTKSSCEPVAALNASEEQVPKQKRKQKHSAVVVDVKSPEEQDGKHEITEPKESHQTLPEVRAKHSVTSETREGRLTSEPRESHRATESRVHQSMIPESREAHLTIEPQKSHLAALEQKTNLSNRPEARESRFTSEPRETRLHSPQESVSSRERRSGVVNSPMVRLASSQSRGSRQQHSSPTWRDRNLDRGRRGGSFRLKSSSGELDMPHRIEMPPYRPRANSDVSLFNQPSSFKPNQAKEGRERVGHLAFLDNLPETKDLTKNKVVTVADVHVGGASSIPLPVKTQRSTSHVLQSQYSPVKRGASDSKEKTRTVSLLSSVSNSGPPKLSKPGRVARTSQV, translated from the exons ATGGCGTATCCTATGACGAAGTATCGGGGTTTTAGAGTGATCAGCCCACTGACGGTGCCCAAGTCTGAGGAGAGGCTCGCGCCGGAAGGAAATGGACACAGCGGGACGTCAACACCTGTTGATTACCCGGATGGTGCGAAG CAGCATTTCAAGTTCCGAACACAAGATGAAGTAGCAAAGCTGAGAGCAGAG CTGGAATACGAGAAAGTAAAGGTTCAACGTTTGGAGCGAGAGAAAACTCAACTCTCACGAGAACTACAGGAAGTTCGATTAGAGAAAGACTGGGAATTGAATCAGATGACTAAAGAATTACAACAGCTTAACACTAAACTGAAGGACGAACAGCAAAGGAACACCGAGTTGATGAACATGTTGGTGGCAGAAAGACTCAAACAAGAAACTGAGAAATCGAACCAGTCGTCACCCCAGATGGCACCCAGTGATGTGCGTTGGAAAGAAGACTTGGAGACGCAGTTGAGAAGGACAGAGGAAAGGTGTACGGAGCTCGAGATTGCGTTGAAGTCTCTCGAAGAGAAATCAAGCCAGCAGAATG cAAAGAGTGTCATTGACGGCTATGTGCAACAGCTTGTTCAAGCGGCTGCATCCGGAGATTTAGAGACTTTGACTAGTCATCTTGAGAGAGCTGATAGCACGTCCGTGTCATCTGCTGCACACACAGCAGAGACAGACGGAACGACTGCATTGCATGCTGCATGTGAGACTGGAAACAGCG GGTGTTTGCAAGTGCTTTTGGAGGATGGTGGCAATCCGAATGCCGTGAGACCGAAAGACAAGATTATGCCTCTACACCTGGCAGCCACAAATGGTTATAAGAG TTGTGTTGAGATTCTGCTTGAGCATAAGGTTGATGTGAATGCTGTTGACAAGCAGGGATACACGAGTCTTTGTTATGCGGCGGGAAAGGGGAGTGACGAATGTGTGCAGTTGCTGTTACAGCATGGAGCTTATGTGCAGGCAGTTACAAAG GCTGGTCGAACACCCTTACATCTCGCTGCATCAGGCGGCTTTCGTCAGTGTCTCCAACACCTACTGAATGCCGCACACTACCAAGGACAAACGAGTGAGCTAGTCAACCATACGGATCGAGACGGATGGACAGCACTTCACTTGGCAGCTCGATCAGACCATAAA GGTTGCCTTTCATTGTTGCTGGGATGTACAGAGGTGTCTGTGAACGTGCAAGATAACTGGGGACGTACGGCGCTAGACATGGCCGCATCCAACGAATGCAAAGACATTCTAAAAATGAGAG CAGATTCTCATTGTCTGACGGTCCACTTGACGGGTAAACACGAATCGCCCATCGGCGTCATTCGCGTGCATCCGTACAACGAGTGGGCTGATATTGATCAGTCGGTGGTGTCGGTTCTTGTCGAGTATTCTCAGTTTATGAGCGGCAAGCGGGTCATTCCGGATCTTGCCGTTGAGATGCCAAAATTTTTGCCGAACATCATGCTGGATGATGTTGACAGCGGCATGAGAAAACTCCTCCATCATTCACCTCACTTGACACGACACAAGACGGACAGTGTCTTGACTCACGTGCCTGTTAGTCAACCGGCTGTGGGCATTACTGATGATGTGGGAGTCATGACGTCAGGAGGGCAGAGTGATGAAGAGTTTAAGCTTGGTTTGGATTCGGTGAAGCTTTGTGAGGCGGGAGAATTAATGTGGACGATTGGTGATGCACCGTTAGCGTCTAGTAGTGGTGGTGCTCAGGAAGACGTTCTTGGAGTTTTGCCGCCGTTTGTTGCATTTAGAGAGTCGTCGTTGCAACTGACTGTGCATCTGAAAG ACATGCTGCATGATGGACAGCTGGACCAACTAGCATCCAATCTCCTAATCCCAATCAAGAGCCTGGACACATACCTCCATCTG TTGGAAGACAGCAAGgcagttgtgttgtgtggtcCTGCTGGCACAGGAAAGAGTTACCTTGCACAGCAGCTTGCCACGGCATTGAAG GAAAAACTGAGTCACAGTGGAAGTCCAGAAGGTGAAATAACACACGTGGCACTAAACAGTGGATTTACTCGCTCGAATCTTCTTTACCTGATGCACACCAAAG GGTTTCTTGTTTcagcagagaaacagacaggtgGAGAGTTGAGCGTTAGTGCAAGGAAAGCTCCGTCGATTGTGATCCTGGATAATCTGGAgagagtgtctgtgtgtgatgTTTTTGCGGAGGTTCTGACGGCGCTGAACTATCGAGGACCGAAGAATAGTTTGTGGCTTGGTGCCGTGTGTCAGACTGGAGAGCATGGAAAGATGGAGATGTACCATGAAGGACGATATTATCTCAAGCAGTCGGCGTATTTTATTGCTACGATGGACAAGCATGG GTCAACAGAAATGGATGTGAGCATTCATTCGTACTTTAAATGGATTGCTTGCCGTTTCGATGTGGATCCAGTCAAAAATTTATTACAGAGAGACTTGAGACAGAAAGTACTCGCTGTAGGTCTCGGAAGACTGCCATCAAG tCGAGATGAATTGTTTCGGTTGACTGAGTGGGTGTGGAGAGTGTGGCATAGAGTAAACACATGCGCTGCTCTACTGGAGCTTCCAGAGCTTCTATTGG GTATGAAACTATTCGCGTCATGTCCAGTGGAGAAGAGCGATGGCAAAGCTATTATGCAGTGGTTTACTGATCTCTGGAATTTTGGCATTGCTCCGTGTGTGCAAGATGTTGTGCTGAGAAATGGCCGATCATCTAGAATTGTTGCAGGTCATCATGTGATGTCTTCGTCTGTTCTGTTGGCTATCATTTATAAAGCAATTCTTCCTGAGTGTCCATTAGAATCAGCAG AACTTCAGCAATTTGTTAAAAGTTTAGTCGGATACAGTGAAGGTCATCAGCTTCTTCATGATCTTAAACACCAAATTGGAAAGGAACCTTCTCGTGTTCCACAATCTCCAAGGAAACAACGGAAG ACACCCTCACCTATTCATGTGAGAAAACTGTCCAGCGTGCATGAGGGACGTCAGGACTTACATGATGGTAAGCCAATTGTGGCACCTAAACCTGCAAAGGAGAAGTACAGGCCAACTCAAAGTCGAGATGAATTGAGTGAAAATCCTTTTGTAATATCTCCATCCAAAGAACGACAAAAATATTCTTCTTCTGAAGAGGAAGTGAAGAGCACAAAAACGAGTAATCCATCATCTCCACCATTTACTGAAACAAGTTCAGGTGGTAGTGAAAGTCCAGATAAGAAGAAGTCTTATGAAGAAAGAGAGATAAAACGCACGTCAAGTTGGGCAGGTGACTTTGCTCGGCGGCTGTTTGGTCGACTGAAACCAAAAAG TCGTAGTAAGCTGCCTCATCGTATCAAAGAGGAAGAAACAACTAAGTCTAGTTGTGAACCAGTGGCAGCACTTAATGCATCTGAAGAGCAAGTTCCCAAACAGAAACGGAAGCAGAAACATTCAGCTGTTGTAGTTGATGTAAAATCACCAGAAGAGCAGGATGGCAAGCATGAAATCACAGAGCCAAAAGAAAGTCATCAGACATTACCAGAGGTGAGAGCAAAGCATTCTGTGACTTCAGAAACAAGAGAGGGTCGTCTCACATCAGAGCCAAGAGAAAGTCATCGAGCAACAGAGTCAAGAGTGCATCAATCAATGATTCCAGAATCAAGAGAGGCTCATCTCACTATAGAACCACAAAAGTCTCATCTAGCGGCACTGGAACAAAAAACAAATCTATCAAACAGACCAGAAGCAAGAGAAAGTCGCTTCACTTCAGAACCAAGGGAGACTCGTCTACATTCACCTCAAGAGTCTGTATCAAGTAGGGAAAGGAGAAGTGGTGTAGTCAACAGTCCAATGGTGAGACTGGCATCCTCTCAGAGTCGAGGCAGTAGACAGCAGCATTCATCACCAACATGGCGAGATCGCAATCTTGATCGAGGTCGTCGAGGCGGTTCATTTCGACTCAAATCTTCATCTGGAGAACTAGACATGCCACATCGAATTGAAATGCCACCATATCGACCTCGTGCTAATAGTGATGTTAGTCTGTTCAACCAACCATCAAGTTTCAAACCAAACCAAGCAAAAGAAGGCAGAGAAAGAGTAGGACACTTAGCGTTTTTAGACAACCTTCCTGAAACTAAAGATCTGACAAAAAACAAAGTTGTTACAGTTGCTGATGTTCATGTCGGAGGTGCATCTTCCATACCTCTCCCTGTAAAGACTCAGAGGTCAACATCTCATGTATTACAATCCCAGTACAGTCCTGTGAAGAGGGGAGCTTCGGATTCTAAGGAAAAAACAAGGACTGTGTCGTTGTTGAGCTCTGTCTCGAATTCTGGTCCACCAAAGTTGTCAAAGCCTGGACGAGTAGCAAGAACATCTCAAGTGTAG